The proteins below come from a single Papaver somniferum cultivar HN1 chromosome 11, ASM357369v1, whole genome shotgun sequence genomic window:
- the LOC113322708 gene encoding probable auxin efflux carrier component 1b has product MITGTDLYHVFTAVVPLYVAMVLAYGSVKWWKIFTPDQCSGINRFVALFAVPLLSFHFISSNNPYTMNLRFIAADSLQKIIVLVVLAFWSRFSANGSLEWSITLFSLSTLPNTLVMGIPLLKGMYGEFSGSLMVQIVVLQCIIWYTLMLFLFEYRGAKLLIVEQFPDTAGSIISFRVDSDILSLDGKEPLQTEAEVGEDGKLHVTVRKSTSSRSEVFSRRSNNGPHSGVSLTPRASNLTNAEIYSLQSSRNPTPRGSSFNHTDFYSMVNGRNVSSTSPRQSNFGNMGFDEENGNAGGFPRNTTQQGSGYPAPNTGMFSPVGKKKNDGAKDLHMFVWSSSASPVSEGGLHVFRGGADYGHENGGIGAHQIEPNPKEFEEYRRDDQFSFGNRQAINGGEREAPNLTKLGSSSTTELHPKAAYGETKATTMPPASVMTRLILIMVWRKLIRNPNTYSSLIGLTWSLVSFRWNIIMPAIIAKSISILSDAGLGMAMFSLGLFMALQPRMIACGNKVATFSMGVRFLTGPAVMAAASFIVGLRGDLLRIAIVQAALPQGIVPFVFAKEYNVHPKILSTGVIFGMLIALPITLVYYILLGL; this is encoded by the exons ATGATTACAGGAACTGATCTCTACCATGTTTTCACTGCTGTGGTTCCTCTTTATGTTGCTATGGTTCTAGCTTATGGTTCAGTGAAATGGTGGAAAATCTTTACTCCTGATCAATGTTCTGGTATCAATAGATTTGTTGCACTCTTTGCTGTTCCTTTACTTTCATTTCACTTCATATCAAGTAACAATCCTTACACAATGAACTTGAGATTCATAGCTGCTGATTCTCTTCAAAAGATTATAGTCTTGGttgttctagccttttggtctagATTCAGTGCAAATGGTTCTCTTGAATGGTCTATTACGTTATTTTCACTCTCTACACTTCCTAATACACTTGTTATGGGCATCCCTCTTTTGAAAGGAATGTATGGAGAGTTCTCTGGAAGTTTAATGGTTCAGATAGTTGTTCTTCAATGTATCATTTGGTATACTCTTATGTTATTCCTGTTTGAGTATAGAGGAGCTAAACTTCTTATTGTTGAACAGTTTCCTGATACTGCTGGTTCCATCATATCATTCAGAGTAGATTCTGATATTCTGTCTCTGGATGGGAAAGAACCATTACAAACTGAAGCTGAAGTTGGTGAAGATGGTAAACTTCATGTTACAGTCAGGAAATCTACTAGTTCTCGTTCTGAAGTGTTCTCTAGGAGATCTAATAATGGGCCACATTCAGGGGTTTCTTTAACTCCTAGAGCTTCAAACTTAACTAATGCTGAGATTTATTCACTTCAATCTTCCAGAAACCCAACTCCAAGAGGATCAAGTTTCAATCATACTGATTTTTACTCAATGGTCAATGGAAGAAATGTGAGCAGTACTAGTCCTAGACAATCTAATTTTGGGAACATGGGTTTTGATGAGGAAAATGGAAATGCAGGAGGGTTTCCAAGGAATACTACACAGCAAGGTAGTGGATACCCTGCACCTAATACTGGTATGTTTTCTCCTGttgggaagaagaaaaatgatggAGCAAAAGATCTTCATATGTTTGTTTGGAGTTCTAGTGCTTCACCTGTTTCTGAAGGAGGGCTTCATGTCTTTAGAGGAGGTGCTGATTATGGCCATGAAAATGGTGGGATTGGAGCTCATCAGATTGAACCAAACCCAAAAG AGTTTGAAGAATACCGCCGAGATGATCAGttcagttttggaaataggcAAGCCATAAATGGTGGTGAACGAGAAGCACCAAATTTGACAAAGCTTGGTTCTAGCTCAACTACTGAGCTTCACCCTAAAGCTGCTTATGGTGAAACCAAGGCCACTACTATGCCACCAGCTAGTGTTATGACAAGGCTCATTTTGATCATGGTATGGCGAAAACTCATCAGAAATCCCAACACCTACTCGAGTCTCATTGGTCTCACCTGGTCTCTAGTATCTTTCAG GTGGAACATCATTATGCCTGCAATCATAGCTAAATCAATATCGATTCTATCTGATGCTGGTCTTGGAATGGCTATGTTCAGTCTTG GTTTGTTTATGGCGCTACAACCACGTATGATTGCTTGTGGAAACAAAGTTGCTACATTTTCTATGGGTGTTCGCTTCCTAACTGGTCCTGCAGTCATGGCTGCGGCCTCTTTTATTGTTGGATTGCGTGGTGATCTCCTGCGCATTGCTATTGTTCAG GCTGCTCTTCCCCAAGGAATAGTTCCCTTTGTGTTTGCTAAGGAATACAATGTCCATCCTAAAATCTTAAGCACTGG GGTTATCTTTGGAATGCTGATAGCTCTTCCCATCACACTAGTTTACTATATCTTACTTGGGCTCTGA